Proteins from a single region of Cydia pomonella isolate Wapato2018A chromosome 13, ilCydPomo1, whole genome shotgun sequence:
- the LOC133524255 gene encoding uncharacterized protein LOC133524255: protein MPSNGRKVVRVTKFLLAVVTVFFFSWMVCVNEWHSGVAWGGRRGRGAVSTMRTIVAYSEGKQAEMDRPSPVTCDRLPAFPEIPYINRTWSHSTSHENTWQRVEGTGVSLYAAFYDQRAAQPYVRILASFRGRNISTEVPLFCQTRSLNSEESVEVVAAKPLEIWWHEWDSTTSNIETPLLLSCPLTEVLNGPSTVSIVTQPCHNPTNAFSLKSYSRDFKYKRTFTICVKDMKFENDISQNLVEWIETNKILGVDMIDMYIDSITKECENILFYYRDLGYVRLFHVPIKHKLERSLWQRRRDHIITYNDCLYRNLRESEYIIPLDVDEIVLPKEVFTWPELLSRLSIYGWDPLQYSAIMIQNAFFFDFMQGLKKYKAKKFNYNNSKIYIKRDDVRIKDAEYLDEIELIDEENKIDNEVIDINDADKELYGIYKERCGKDLVIPKLVRHVIRSAVISPKGSYSKSFMLTRKVLTAFNHYPLASIGSTGFLGWSAPFNEAQLNHYKESCNTTVVADCAQYGRRARVDTAALRLRAPLMRALARALCSGINT, encoded by the exons ATGCCGTCTAACGGGAGGAAGGTGGTGCGTGTGACAAAGTTTCTGCTGGCGGTGGTGACTGTATTCTTTTTTAGCTGGATGGTGTGTGTGAATGAATGGCACAGTGGAGTGGCgtggggcgggcggcgcgggagAGGCGCCGTGTCCACCATGAGGACTATCGTGGCGTACTCTGAGGGCAAGCAGGCGGAGATGGATCGGCCCTCACCTGTCACCTGCGACCGCCTTCCGGCGTTTCCAGAGATACCATATATT AATCGAACTTGGAGCCACAGCACTTCGCATGAAAACACGTGGCAGAGAGTGGAGGGCACCGGAGTGTCGCTGTACGCAGCGTTCTACGACCAGCGGGCCGCGCAGCCCTATGTGCGGATACTAGCGTCCTTTCGag GTCGCAACATTTCGACAGAGGTGCCATTATTCTGCCAAACACGTTCCTTGAACTCCGAAGAATCGGTAGAAGTGGTTGCAGCTAAACCTTTGGAAATCTGGTGGCACGAATGGGATTCAACGACATCTAACATTGAAACACCTTTACTGTTATCTTGTCCTCTGACAGAAGTCCTGAATGGCCCCTCTACTGTATCCATCGTAACACAACCGTGTCATAATCCCACCAACGCCTTCTCTTTGAAATCTTATTCCAGAGATTTTAAGTATAAGAGAACCTTTACAATTTGTGTAAAAGATATGAAATTTGAGAATGACATATCACAAAATCTAGTCGAATGGATAGAAACTAACAAGATATTAGGCGTTGACATGATCGATATGTATATAGACAGCATCACTAAAGAATGTGAAAATATCCTATTTTACTACAGAGATCTAGGTTATGTTAGATTATTCCATGTTCCTATTAAACATAAGCTAGAGAGGTCATTATGGCAGCGCAGAAGAGACCATATAATAACTTATAATGATTGCTTGTATCGGAATTTACGAGAATCTGAATACATCATCCCGTTAGATGTTGATGAAATAGTATTACCAAAAGAGGTATTTACATGGCCTGAACTACTTAGTCGACTTAGTATTTATGGCTGGGATCCATTGCAATACTCAGCTATTATGATACAAAATGCATTTTTCTTTGACTTCATGCAGGGACTTAAGAAATATAAAGCTAAGaaattcaattataataatagCAAAATTTATATTAAGCGAGATGATGTGCGGATTAAAGATGCCGAATATTTAGATGAAATAGAATTAATTGACGAAGAAAATAAGATAGACAATGAAGTCATAGATATTAACGATGCCGATAAGGAATTATATGGCATCTATAAAGAAAGGTGTGGTAAAGATTTGGTGATCCCGAAATTAGTACGCCACGTAATAAGGTCAGCAGTAATTAGTCCAAAAGGTTCATACAGCAAGAGCTTCATGCTGACGAGAAAGGTGCTGACTGCCTTCAACCATTACCCTTTGGCCAGTATTGGCTCGACTGGCTTCCTCGGCTGGTCCGCGCCCTTCAATGAAGCGCAGCTCAATCATTACAAG GAGTCGTGCAACACGACGGTGGTAGCGGACTGCGCGCAGTacggccgccgcgcccgcgtcGACACCGCAGCGCTGCGGCTGCGCGCGCCGCTCATGCGCGCCCTCGCCCGAGCATTGTGTAGCGGAATAAATACTTGA